A stretch of DNA from Armatimonadota bacterium:
GCTCCACCAGGAAGTCCTTCAGCAGATTCAAAGCTTCCCGGACCGGATCGCTGAGGCGGATGACCGGCGCGCCGGCGCTGGCCGCCACCAGGTCTGAGACCATGCGGCCCAGCCACTGGCCGCGGTGGTCTCCCAGGACCCGCCGCACCGCGGCGGGGACGTCGGACTCGGCGATCAGCCCCGCCCGGATGGCGTCGTCGGTGTCGTGGTGGACGTAGGCGATCCGGTCGGCCAGGCGGACCACCTGGCCCTCCAGGGTCTGGGGCAGGCCCTCGGCGTCTGCGGGCCCGGCGGCCGGCAGGTCGGCCAGCCCCTTGGAGTGGCCGCCGATCCCGTCCCGCACCTCCCAGGTGAGGTTGAGGCCCCGCACCGCGGACCCGTCGGACCGCACGCGCACCTCCAGCAGGTCCACCACCCGCAGGCTCTGGAGGTCGTGCCGGAACCCGCCCACCGGGGCCATCACCTCGTTGAGGGCCTCCTCCCCGGCGTGGCCGAAAGGCGGGTGGCCGAGGTCGTGGGCCAGGGCGATGGCCTCGGTCAGGTCCTCGTTCAGGCGCAGCGCCCTCGCCGCGGTGCGCGCCACCTGCATCACTTCCAGGGTGTGGGTGAGGCGGGTGCGGTAGTGGTCGCCCTCGGGGGCCAGGAACACCTGGGTCTTGTGCTTGAGGCGGCGGAACGCCTTGCTGTGGATGAGGCGGTCCCGGTCCCGCTGGAAGCAGGTGCGCAGGTCGTCCTCGGGCTCGGGGGCCGCCCGCCCGCGGGAGCGGGAGGCCAGCGCCGCCCCCGGCGCCAGCCACTCCCGCTCCCGCGCCTCGATGGCCTCCCGGACGGTCATGCCC
This window harbors:
- a CDS encoding deoxyguanosinetriphosphate triphosphohydrolase, with the protein product GMTVREAIEAREREWLAPGAALASRSRGRAAPEPEDDLRTCFQRDRDRLIHSKAFRRLKHKTQVFLAPEGDHYRTRLTHTLEVMQVARTAARALRLNEDLTEAIALAHDLGHPPFGHAGEEALNEVMAPVGGFRHDLQSLRVVDLLEVRVRSDGSAVRGLNLTWEVRDGIGGHSKGLADLPAAGPADAEGLPQTLEGQVVRLADRIAYVHHDTDDAIRAGLIAESDVPAAVRRVLGDHRGQWLGRMVSDLVAASAGAPVIRLSDPVREALNLLKDFLVERVYRGPATMAEVVKARRLVTALYGYYRDHPRELPAEYQDLISAGEPVGRVVGDFLAGMTDRYAIRLAETLFVPRGWAP